The following coding sequences lie in one Arachis stenosperma cultivar V10309 chromosome 5, arast.V10309.gnm1.PFL2, whole genome shotgun sequence genomic window:
- the LOC130982246 gene encoding probable sphingolipid transporter spinster homolog 2 has translation MATSAQDPTPSWFTPKRLLMIFCVINTLNYVDRGAIASNGVNGNLEICDDSGICTAATGIQGDFHLSNFQDGVLSSAFMVGLLIASPIFASLAKSHNPFRLIGVGLSVWTFAIAGCGSSFDFWSIAICRMLVGVGEASFISLAAPFIDDNAPAEQKTAWLATFYMCIPAGTALGYVYGGLVGGQFNWRIAFWGEAILMLPFPILGFIMKPLQLKGFTPMESKLIPTSNECGDGEMLAGDQGFIRGSKSPSILRNHITRFSKDMLELLRDQVYVINVLGYISYNFVIGAYSYWGPKAGYSIYHMSNADLLFGGITIVCGICGTLAGGLILDKMTSTISNAFKLLSGATFLGAIFCLIAFCFRSLSGFIVLFSIGELLIFATQAPVNYVSLHCVKPNLRALSMAISTVSIHIFGDVPSSPLVGILQDHINDWRKTALCLTSIFFLAAIIWFIGIFLRSVDLFNELDDDQSSIRREQRRPLLEDTSYEA, from the exons ATGGCAACTTCAGCTCAAGACCCCACTCCTTCTTGGTTTACGCCCAAAAG GCTTTTGATGATATTCTGTGTGATTAATACGTTAAACTATGTGGATCGTGGAGCTATTGCTAGCAACGGTGTTAATGGAAACCTTGAGATTTGCGACGATTCTGGTATTTGCACTGCCGCTACTGGAATTCA GGGGGATTTTCACTTGAGCAATTTTCAAGATGGAGTTCTCTCATCTGCATTTATGGTTGGACTTCTAATTGCTTCTCCAATATTTGCTTCTCTTGCTAAAAG TCACAATCCTTTTCGTCTTATTGGTGTTGGATTGTCAGTTTGGACGTTCGCCATAGCTGGATGTGGTAGTTCATTTGATTTTTGGTCTATTGCAATATGCCGAAT GCTAGTTGGTGTAGGCGAAGCATCCTTCATAAGTCTTGCAGCACCTTTCATAGATGACAATGCTCCTGCTGAACAG AAAACAGCATGGCTTGCTACCTTCTATATGTGCATACCAGCTGGGACAGCTTTGGGCTATGTTTATGGTGGACTT GTTGGAGGCCAGTTTAATTGGCGTATTGCATTTTGGGGTGAGGCAATTTTGATGCTTCCTTTTCCCATTTTGGGTTTTATAATGAAACCTTTGCAGTTGAAGG GTTTCACTCCCATGGAATCCAAACTGATACCGACATCTAACGAATGTGGAG ATGGTGAGATGCTTGCTGGAGATCAAGGCTTTATCAGAGGATCCAA GTCACCATCCATACTGAGGAATCACATCACCAGGTTCTCAAAAGATATGTTGGAGCTTTTGCGTGACCAAGTGTATGTCATAAATGTTCTAG GTTATATATCATACAATTTTGTTATTGGGGCCTACTCGTATTGGGGACCGAAGGCAGGATACAGCATTTACCATATG AGTAATGCTGACTTGTTGTTTGGAGGTATTACAATTGTTTGTGGGATTTGTGGTACGTTAGCTGGAGGCTTGATTCTTGATAAAATGACTTCAACAATCTCCAATGCCTTCAAG CTTCTTTCTGGAGCAACATTTTTAGGTGCCATCTTCTGCTTGATTGCATTCTGTTTCAGGAGCTTATCTGGTTTCATAGTACTCTTCTCTATTGGTGAACTGCTGATTTTTGCCACACAG GCTCCTGTAAATTATGTCTCTCTTCATTGTGTAAAACCAAATTTGAGGGCGCTGTCTATGGCAATATCTACAGTTTCAATCCATATCTTTGGTGATGTGCCTTCCTCACCACTTGTTGGCATCCTGCAG GATCATATTAATGACTGGAGGAAAACAGCACTTTGTTTAACatccattttctttcttgccGCTATAATATGGTTCATAG GAATCTTTTTGAGAAGCGTTGATCTTTTCAACGAacttgatgatgatcaatcttCAATAAGAAGAGAGCAAAGGAGGCCATTGCTTGAAGACACTTCATATGAAGCCTAG
- the LOC130983174 gene encoding mitochondrial carnitine/acylcarnitine carrier-like protein, whose product MGDVAKDLTAGTIGGAAQLICGHPFDTIKVKLQSQPTPLPGQVPKYAGAIDAVKQTIAAEGPRGLYKGMGAPLATVAAFNAVLFSVRGQLEALLRSEPGAPLTVNQQIVCGAGAGVAVSILACPTELVKCRLQAQSALAGSGVATLAVKYGGPMDVARQVLRSEGGVKGLFKGLVPTMAREIPGNAAMFGVYEATKQLLAGGRDTSGLGRGSLVVAGGLAGASFWFMVYPTDVVKSVIQVDDYKNPKFSGTIDAFRKIRATEGVKGLYKGFGPAMARSVPANAACFLAYEMTRSALG is encoded by the exons ATGGGAGACGTGGCTAAGGACCTAACAGCAGGAACTATTGGAGGGGCAGCACAATTGATATGTGGCCACCCCTTTGACACTATCAAGGTCAAGCTCCAAAGCCAGCCTACACCACTCCCTGGCCAGGTTCCCAAGTATGCTGGTGCAATTGATGCTGTGAAGCAGACAATAGCAGCCGAAGGACCAAGGGGTTTGTACAAAGGTATGGGAGCCCCACTTGCTACTGTAGCTGCCTTCAATGCTGTCCTGTTTTCAGTAAGGGGACAACTGGAGGCATTATTGAGGTCCGAACCTGGTGCTCCTCTCACAGTAAACCAGCAGATTGTTTGTGGCGCCGGAGCCGGAGTTGCGGTTTCTATTCTAGCTTGCCCCACTGAATTGGTCAAATGCAG GTTGCAAGCACAAAGTGCTCTTGCTGGTTCTGGAGTTGCTACTCTGGCCGTGAAATATGGAGGACCTATGGATGTGGCCAGACAAGTTCTTCGGTCAGAAGGAGGCGTAAAAGGTCTTTTCAAGGGATTGGTTCCTACAATGGCGCGTGAAATACCTGGAAATGCTGCAATGTTTGGAGTATATGAAGCAACTAAGCAATTACTCGCAGGAGGACGTGATACCTCTGGACTAGGTAGAGGTTCTCTGGTGGTTGCTGGAGGCTTGGCTGGAGCTTCCTTCTGGTTCATGGTATACCCAACCGACGTTGTTAAGAGTGTGATTCAAGTAGATGATTACAAAAATCCAAAGTTTTCTGGTACAATTGATGCTTTCAGAAAGATTCGCGCCACCGAAGGAGTCAAAGGACTGTATAAGGGTTTTGGTCCGGCGATGGCCCGAAGTGTTCCTGCAAATGCAGCTTGTTTCTTGGCATATGAGATGACACGATCAGCTCTAGGATGA
- the LOC130979487 gene encoding uncharacterized protein LOC130979487, producing MEDTKTKLPSHESTIPLIARLDHLEFIMKYLERKQRSGNNNNNNSNVNLGAEKQYGELVAKKEAFFKGTLLDRVASLEHRLYQLCMERDSSGSSYPLSITSTQNSGESSSSQESKGEICYSFPTFNNLPNHGHKAMPHNHTRTLLELQEQCEGIKNPMKNSSKQQVVKNNKAKNKEKKGTVSMAKKRNPPISWPHLKLLGC from the exons ATGGAAGACACAAAGACAAAACTACCTTCACATGAATCCACTATCCCTCTCATTGCTAGGTTGGATCATCTTGAATTCATT ATGAAATATTTGGAAAGAAAGCAAAGAAGTGgaaacaataataacaataatagtaATGTTAATCTTGGTGCTGAGAAACAATATGGGGAATTGGTGGCCAAGAAAGAGGCATTTTTCAAAGGAACATTGCTGGATAGGGTGGCCTCTCTTGAACACAGACTTTATCAg CTTTGCATGGAAAGGGATTCAAGTGGCAGCTCTTATCCTTTGTCCATAACTTCAACACAAAATTCTGGAGAATCTTCTTCAAGCCAGGAATCCAAAGGAGAAATATGTTACTCATTTCCAACCTTCAACAATCTCCCAAATCATGGACACAAAGCCATGCCTCACAACCACACTAGGACACTTCTTGAATTGCAG GAACAATGTGAGGGCATTAAGAATCCAATGAAAAATTCAAGCAAGCAGCAGGTGGTGAAGAATAATAAAGCCAAGAATAAGGAAAAGAAAGGCACTGTCTCTATGGCAAAGAAACGGAATCCACCAATTAGTTGGCCACATTTAAAGCTATTAGGCTGCTAA
- the LOC130979666 gene encoding abscisic acid receptor PYR1-like has translation MEKGEGSPSSAAAGENSTDKNPTRHNLTLPSGLTADEFESLKHSISDHHTYLLGPGQCSSLLAQRIHAPPSVVWSIVRRFDKPQTYKHFIKSCAVKEPFHMAVGCTRDVNVISGLPAATSTERLDLLDDDKHVTGFSIIGGEHRLRNYRSVTTVHGFEDRDGGGGGGKIYSVVLESYIVDVPEGNTEEDTRLFADTVVKLNLQKLASVTEGMNRDGDG, from the coding sequence ATGGAGAAAGGTGAGGGCAGCCCTTCCTCCGCCGCCGCCGGTGAAAACTCCACCGACAAGAACCCGACGCGCCACAACCTCACCCTCCCCTCAGGACTCACAGCTGACGAATTCGAATCCCTAAAGCACTCCATCTCCGACCACCACACGTACCTACTCGGACCAGGCCAATGCTCCTCCCTCCTCGCGCAGCGCATCCACGCGCCGCCCTCCGTCGTCTGGTCCATCGTTCGCCGCTTCGACAAGCCCCAAACCTACAAGCACTTCATCAAGAGCTGCGCCGTCAAGGAACCCTTCCACATGGCCGTCGGTTGCACCCGCGACGTCAATGTCATCTCCGGCCTCCCAGCCGCCACCTCCACCGAGCGCCTCGACCTCCTCGACGACGACAAACACGTCACTGGCTTCAGCATCATCGGCGGTGAGCACAGACTCCGCAATTACCGCTCCGTCACCACCGTCCACGGCTTCGAGGATCGCGATGGCGGCGGAGGAGGAGGGAAGATCTATTCCGTTGTTCTTGAATCGTACATCGTTGACGTGCCGGAAGGGAACACCGAGGAGGACACTCGTCTCTTTGCGGACACCGTCGTGAAGCTCAACCTCCAGAAACTCGCGTCCGTCACGGAAGGCATGAACCGTGACGGCGACGGTTAA